Genomic segment of Mucilaginibacter sabulilitoris:
AGCGTTCACTAATGTTCATGGCGTCGTGAACATGAACATAACTTCTTAATGAGTTAAATTTCACTTCGAAGGGGCGTCAAATAGCTCGGCCAGTTTGCTGTTCAGCCCCTCTCCCCTCAGATCCTTAGCAACTATTTTCCCTGCGGGGTCAACCAGGAAATTAAAAGGCACACTGCGTACGCCATACTGCAGCGCTGCCATATTATCCCAGCCCTTAAGGTCAGATACCTGTGTCCAGGTTAGTTTATCATCGGCAATAGCTTTCGTCCATGCGTCCTTTTTGCCCTGATAATCAAGCGATACACCCAATACATTAAAACCCTTTTCTTTATACTTGTTGTAGGCGGCAACCAAATTGGGGTTTTCCTCGCGGCAGGGACCGCACCAGCTTGCCCAAAAATCAACCAATACATATTTGCCTTTAAAGTCCGATAATTTCACGGCTTTGCCATCGGGAGTATTTTGTGTAAAATCAATGGCAAAATCGCCAATCTTGTTTTTTGAAGATGAAGCCAGCAAAACAGGGATACTTTTCCCAATCTCCGTATTTTTCAATTGAGCCGAAAGATTATGATACGCCTCAGTTGCCGCTTCGGTGGTTTTGGCACCTGCTGCTCCCTGTTTTATAGTCAAAAGGCTCAGGTACGAATTTGGGTGTGTCTTAGCAAATTCCACTCCTACTACATTCAAATCCTCCATGTATTGCTTTTCCTTCATTATCATGGCCTGAACAGTTTGGCCGTCGCCTTTTTGAGCATCTGTTAACCCTGCATATTCTTTATCCAGTGCAACCAATTTATCTTCAACGGGCTTACGCAAAGCCATCCATTCGGAATTATCTTTATTAATAGGCGAACCAATAATCGTAATATGCTTAAGGGAATCTGCAGCTTCAAGGTTTATTTTACCGGCCTCCACATAAAACCGAAAGATGTCCAGTATCTCACCCTTAACGGCTTTATTTACCATTGGATTTTTGTTCAGATACAAGGATGCCTGAGCGGGATGAGTTAAAGCCCCCGTAAAATGAAAGCTACCGTTCTGCACACTGGCAGAGTCGCTCAGAATTTGATTATCCGGCTGGTAAAACAGGTAAACCTTATCTCCGCTCTTTAAACCTTTTACCTTACCATTGATATTAAAAGTTTGCTGCGCCATTACTGACATGGGCAGAAAGCAGATGAGGAGGCAAAGATTTTTCATCAGTATTTTTTTTAGTAAATATACTTTTTCCGCTTTAGTACAAAATTAAAAAGTAACATTGGCCGGCGGACCAATGTTACTTTTTAATATCAGATAACCAACATATCTGTTTACACAAGCATATTGGTTAATAGATTCTGGCTCAGAATGACCAAAGGAGGTATAAAAGCCCCCCTTTAGGGGACTGGGGGATTACATTTGCTGTGGCACGGCACTCATATCCATGTAAGCAAATTCCCACAGGTGGCCGTCAAGATCCTGGAAACCGTGCCCATACATCCAGCCGTAGTCCTGTTTCTCGTTTGGCACAGTGGCACCCGCGGCTACAGCCTTACGCACCATCTCATCAACCGCTTCCCGGCTATCTAATGAGATACAATTGATGGTTTCGGCTACCTGGGTAGCATCAGCGATCCCTTTTTTAATGAACGATTGAAAGAAAGGCTCGGTTAGCAGCATAAAAAATATGGTATCGCTGATAACCAATGATGCGCCCTGCTCATTGGTGAACTGCGGGTTAAAACTATAACCCAGACTGGTAAAAAATTCAATTGATTTGTTAAGGTCCTTAACCGGTAAGTTTACAAAAATTTGAGTTGCCATAATGTTTTTCGTTTTAATTTGTAATACAAACTTACAGGCATTTATAAAAACTCAGGAGCTGTAAAAGCGACAAATTAGAGGCAAATCAAGACAGTCGCTTATAAGCTACAAACCTATTTCTTTTTTGATCTTACCCGGCAACTTTTGGGCTATAAGGTTATATGATTGTTTAATATAAAACTCCCACTCCTGCCTGTTCAAGCAACCGATATCGGCAATATGAACCCATTTATACCTACCTATATAAGCTTGTGGCGAAAAGCACTCCTTTTGCAAGGTCTCCTCAAAATCCTCTTCCGGAACTTTTACCGAGGCGGTTGGTGGTACGCTGTCGGGCCCGGTAAACAGGAAGGTTTTGCCTCCCACATTAAAGCACAAATGATCACCAAGCTTAAGATCCTCGGTTACGCCAGGCAGCTGCATACAAATGGACTGTAAGTCTTCAATGGTCATAATTGTCACCCTTTATCTTTCTTATAAAGGCATATTGCCATGTTTTTTCCTCGGGTTATTCACCACCTTATTTTCGAGCATTTTAAAGGCCTGTATTAGCTTTATGCGTGTTTCGGCAGGTTCTATCACTTCATCAATAAAACCACGTTCAGCGGCCCGGTAAGGGTTAGCAAATGTATCAGAATACAGTTGTTCCATTTCCTTCCATTTAGCCTCCTTGTTCTCTGCGGTGCTTATCTCCCGTTTAAAAATAATTTCGGCCGCACCTTTGGCACCCATTACGGCAATCTCTGCGGTTGGCCATGCAAAATTCATATCAGCGCCGATGTGTTTAGAGTTCATCACATCGTAGGCCCCGCCGTAAGCCTTACGGGTAATTACCGTAATGCGGGGCACTGTGGCTTCACAAAAGGCATAAAGCAATTTGGCACCGTTGGTTATAATGGCGTTCCATTCCTGGTCGGTACCGGGTAAAAATCCGGGTACATCCTCAAACACCAGCAATGGTATATTAAAGCTGTCGCAAAAGCGCACAAAACGAGCCGCTTTGGTTGATGAATGAATGTCCAGTACCCCGGCCAAAAAGGCAGGCTGGTTGGCAACAATACCTATACTGCGCCCGGCAAGCCTGGCAAAGCCTACTACAATGTTCTCTGCAAAATCTTTATGAACTTCCAGGAAGGAACCTGCGTCAATAACATGGTCAATAATTTCGCGGATGTCATAGGGGGTTGAAGCATTTTCGGGCAACAGGGTATTTAACTCCGTTCTGAGTTCGTTTTGTATATCGTATGGTAAAGCCGGCGCCCGGTCTTCACAATTTTGCGGCATATAGCTTAGTAATGCTTTGATATTCTGTATTGCTGCTATTTCATTGGCACAGGCAAAATGGGTAACGCCAGATTTGGTAGCATGTGTTGTGGCACCGCCAAGTTCTTCGGAAGTTACTACCTCATGGGTTACTGTTTTTACCACGTTTGGGCCGGTTACAAACATATAGGAGGTATTCTCCACCATTAAAATAAAGTCGGTTATAGCCGGCGAGTAAACCGCACCGCCCGCGCAGGGGCCCATAATGGCCGATATTTGAGGTACCACTCCCGACGCCATGGTATTGCGGTAAAAGATATCGGCATAACCGCCTAACGATACAACCCCCTCCTGTATACGCGCACCGCCCGAGTCATTAAGGCCCACCACCGGCGCTCCATTCTTGATGGCAAGATCCATGATCTTGCAGATCTTTTCGGCATGGGTTTCAGACAGTGACCCTCCAAAAACGGTAAAGTCTTGCGAAAAAACATAAACCAACCGGCCATTTATGGTACCATAACCCGTAATTACGCCATCGCCCGGATATTTTTCCTTCTCCATTCCAAAGTCGGTTGAACGGTGAGCCACCAGCATCCCGATCTCCTGGAACGAACCTTCATCCATTAAAAAATGGAGACGCTCCCGCGCGGTAAGTTTTCCCTTTTTATGCTGACTTTCAATACGTAACGCGCCGCCGCCTTCAAACGCCTTTTGGCGCTTCTCCCTTAGTAATTCGAGCTTTTTATTCACAATTCAGGTTGTTTGTAATTGGTTAAAAATAGTAATTAAATTGTAAGATTAGCTTAAAACAATATTAGGATGCATTTTAAAATGTATTATTTATATATTTGTAATAATGAAGATCAGGAATTTTAAAATACTGATAGTGGCAATGTTTATGGGCGTCTTTCTTGTAAAGATGGCTATATCACTTGCGCCGGTATTTTTATATCTTGATAATAAAACCGTAAGCGCGGTTATACTTCAGCTTGAACAGGAGTCAAAAACAGAAAAAGACAATCCGGATAAGGATACTTTCAAGGAGAAAAAAGTCTTTGATGCCTATGATCTGCACAGTGTCGATTTTCTGACATTTATTGTAGAAACCAATGTGCTGCATAATAAAGAACACAACCTTTATAAACAGGTATATCATCCTGTAGTCCCAACGCCACCGCCCAACGTTTAAATGATTAACCGGATACTTCCCTATCCGGATGTTATCGCTTTACAATTCATTTAAATTTTCATTCAAATTATCGATCTTATGCAAATTAAGCAAGGTGGTATTGCTGTGGGCAATCTCAACCTGAAAAAATATTTTTTAACTAAAAACTTAAAAAAAGACCTTCCTTCAAGTATTGTTGTATTCCTGGTAGCATTGCCTTTATGCTTGGGCATAGCGCTGGCCTCGGGCGCCCCGTTATTTGCAGGGGTATTAACAGGAATAATTGGCGGTATTGTGGTAGGTTCCTTGAGTGGTTCACAGCTTAGCGTGGCCGGGCCCGCAGCCGGCTTAACCGTTATTGTGTTAAACGCCATAACCAGTCTGGGATCATACGAAACGTTTTTGCTCGCGATTTTACTGGCCGGTATTTTTCAGGTGTTGCTTGGCATATTAAAAGCAGGTACCATAGCTAACTATTTTCCATCGGCAGTTATTGAAGGTATGCTTGCAGCTATCGGTATTATACTCATCATGAAACAATTTCCGCATTCTGTTGGCTATGATGCTAATTTTGAAGGCGATGAGCGCTTTAGCCAAGCTGACGAGCACAATACTTTTTCGGGCATATTTCAGGCTCTTGGCAAAATCAATTACGGTGCTGTTATTATAGCCATTGTTTCTTTACTGTTGCTCATATACTGGCCCAGGTTTAAA
This window contains:
- a CDS encoding TlpA disulfide reductase family protein, which translates into the protein MKNLCLLICFLPMSVMAQQTFNINGKVKGLKSGDKVYLFYQPDNQILSDSASVQNGSFHFTGALTHPAQASLYLNKNPMVNKAVKGEILDIFRFYVEAGKINLEAADSLKHITIIGSPINKDNSEWMALRKPVEDKLVALDKEYAGLTDAQKGDGQTVQAMIMKEKQYMEDLNVVGVEFAKTHPNSYLSLLTIKQGAAGAKTTEAATEAYHNLSAQLKNTEIGKSIPVLLASSSKNKIGDFAIDFTQNTPDGKAVKLSDFKGKYVLVDFWASWCGPCREENPNLVAAYNKYKEKGFNVLGVSLDYQGKKDAWTKAIADDKLTWTQVSDLKGWDNMAALQYGVRSVPFNFLVDPAGKIVAKDLRGEGLNSKLAELFDAPSK
- a CDS encoding VOC family protein yields the protein MATQIFVNLPVKDLNKSIEFFTSLGYSFNPQFTNEQGASLVISDTIFFMLLTEPFFQSFIKKGIADATQVAETINCISLDSREAVDEMVRKAVAAGATVPNEKQDYGWMYGHGFQDLDGHLWEFAYMDMSAVPQQM
- a CDS encoding MmcQ/YjbR family DNA-binding protein, with protein sequence MTIEDLQSICMQLPGVTEDLKLGDHLCFNVGGKTFLFTGPDSVPPTASVKVPEEDFEETLQKECFSPQAYIGRYKWVHIADIGCLNRQEWEFYIKQSYNLIAQKLPGKIKKEIGL
- a CDS encoding acyl-CoA carboxylase subunit beta, with protein sequence MNKKLELLREKRQKAFEGGGALRIESQHKKGKLTARERLHFLMDEGSFQEIGMLVAHRSTDFGMEKEKYPGDGVITGYGTINGRLVYVFSQDFTVFGGSLSETHAEKICKIMDLAIKNGAPVVGLNDSGGARIQEGVVSLGGYADIFYRNTMASGVVPQISAIMGPCAGGAVYSPAITDFILMVENTSYMFVTGPNVVKTVTHEVVTSEELGGATTHATKSGVTHFACANEIAAIQNIKALLSYMPQNCEDRAPALPYDIQNELRTELNTLLPENASTPYDIREIIDHVIDAGSFLEVHKDFAENIVVGFARLAGRSIGIVANQPAFLAGVLDIHSSTKAARFVRFCDSFNIPLLVFEDVPGFLPGTDQEWNAIITNGAKLLYAFCEATVPRITVITRKAYGGAYDVMNSKHIGADMNFAWPTAEIAVMGAKGAAEIIFKREISTAENKEAKWKEMEQLYSDTFANPYRAAERGFIDEVIEPAETRIKLIQAFKMLENKVVNNPRKKHGNMPL